A stretch of DNA from Lycium ferocissimum isolate CSIRO_LF1 chromosome 4, AGI_CSIRO_Lferr_CH_V1, whole genome shotgun sequence:
TTCGCCCTCTCAATATCTTTAATATACATTTCTCtggatttgacatataaattctgTTAGCGGAAACGTAAAAGAAAGAATACAAGATTTAACGTGGTTCGAATTAAAATGATCCTACGTTGTTTAACTTTAcgatgtttaagtgtttgaatgtagttttaagGATATTTAGAAGTACTTTAAATTGAAACTTGAGGTTGAATTTGATTTTAGAATGTGAAGTTTATGTGTAGAAGTACTTTGATGAATTGGACGTGTTGATGAATTGCattgttgatttggttgatGAGTGTGATTGGCAGGTGGGTTGCTGTAAAAGCAGCTGaattctgaaattttttttccagatttttgacctcatgaggtcgaataGTCACCCAGATATTGATaattttcgacctcatgaggtcgaaattgtacttcaagaatcataatttcGACCGCACGTGGTCGAAAATCGGGCACGATTTTGAATTTCggcctcatgaggtcgaaatcgCAACAATATTGCTAAATTTCGACCTCATGCGGTCgaaattatgaatttttttatttttattttttatcatatttCGACCACAGGAGGtcgaaaattttaaataatatttgcgtaaaataatattttcgaccacatgcggtcgaaattttttattaatatttaaataaaaataactttttcgacctcatgtggtcgattttttttttttttttttaatttaggtAGAAAACTTATTTCGACCGCGTGTGgtcgaaaaaaatttcaccctaaCTGTTAGCGACCATGCCTTGCGGTCGAAATTTTGGTCGAAAATTGGCCTTTTTCGACCGCGCGTGGTCGAAAATTTTGGTCGAATTTcactgtttttttagtagtgtcttATCATAACGATCTTGGATTGTTGAAATGCTTTATATTTGTTTATAATATTATCTTTCGAAATTAAAACTGATGTACCATATTTTCAGTACAAGCAGAGAATCTGGATGGGGTTATATGAAAAAGGCCGAAAATAGTAAAGCCAAATGCCAATTGATACTCTTTCGTCCCACCTTAATTATAGTCTAGGGCATGCAGCTAAATAAATTTTCTTTCGTTATAATTTCTTCaaaccttttaaaaatattttgaattgttatttatgttgacttatcttgtacTTCATctattattaaataatttagTGATCTGCATTGATTTgagtttaggaacaaaatttaaatactttaaaatttgtgattttaaacataccataacatgcatatgtatggttataaatattttgaagttaattatttttaaatatagaaataaatcatatttttaagcggaataatatgaaaatattgtataATTGAAATGACAAAATCAGAGCAATACATCTCATAAATgagttaaaatataattttgttttaaaaaacttGGAAATATACGTCCAAAATCACATCAAAAAGCCATGCTTTAATTTAAAGTGATATTTGAAGAGTCCCCCGGACAAACCTTTTTATAATAGAAAAGAAactttaatactccctccgttttaatttatgtgaacctatttgactgagcacgatatttaagaaagagtgaagacttttgaaacttgtggttcaaaataagtcttgaatatttgtgtggctgtaaatcacttcataaaagtgaatttattgtcaaattaggaaagaggacatttattttggtaaaaattaaaaaaaaaataagttcacataaattgaaacggatgtACTAGCTTTCTTCAGTATACCTATATGCGTAAAAGCTTTTAGCCTTTTGAAAAAGCTCCTCTCCTGTCTTTTGAGTCTATGCCCCGGAGgtaaagaaaaattgagaacaAAGTGACGAACAGGTGCGTAACACATGGAAATATTCAGACCAAATTCTGAACAAAAGCTAATTAAAAAGAGTTGATTTGATGAGATTACATAATATTTGATAGTTGGTCAGTCATCTTATTCTGAATCCCTTCACATAACAACTTACAGGAGTAGGAGCAGAAGTAGAAAATATAGTACAAGAAAACTACAACTCCATTTGGCTCTTTGAATTTTCTTCAGTTGTCTCTGTCTCTCCTAAATCCAGTTGTAAGTGTAGCTTCTCTCTTTgcatcttcttcactttcttgtttttaacttttttagtTAGCTCCACGTTAATGCATGCAAACACCATCTTTTTCTTCCTTAGAGAAGGGATTGTGtggagcttttttttttattattattttttattttttatgttcaaaGCAAAGAAGAAGTTTTCGTTCATaattcttgatctttaattgtTGAACTTTTACTTACAAACTCAGCTATTAGCTTCAATGAATTGGATGCTTGATAAGAAAACTTTATGAGAATCACTTTTAGGTTTAGCATTTATGTACTGATTTTAATAGAACTaaacttgtttggatgattaTTTATTAACCATCTTATCTGATCATTAAAAGCAACAAGGAAAAAGTAGGGCTTGGGGAGGcggatgaaaaagaaataagaaaacttTCTGTTCTATCGAAGGATTTTGTAGATTTGTGCACGTAAATGATCCACGTGGGGACATCTGTCGGCCTTTTTGTCATTTGTTTTCCTGGCTTTCCattttttactccctccgtttaagATGGTAGATTTCAGATTTTTAATGTTAATGTTTTATTTCCTCTCTTTcaattttcaatttatgtgatgaaattttctttttaatccgtTCTAAAatgaatgatacatttttttatttgacaataatttaattttaaactctgagatgatttataaccatacatggtttgttttagaccataagattcaaaagcCTTTCTTTATTCCTTAAACACCGTGTCCAgttaaattatatcacataaattgagacagaggggtattatttaaaaataaattaattttaaactttttttttatcggCGGTGAAATGATTTTAGTTATGAAAATATCTACTCTAATCCTTTTAGATCATATgtctcaaaaaataatttcttttaaatttcgtGAATCGTGTTCAATCAAACGCGATTACAGAAATTGAAATGGAGGTTATATTTTTGCTTGGAGGTAACTTATATACGTCACACTTTAAAAGAATTTAATTACACTGTCAAATCATATTTACCTCTTATAGtacataattattttattttcaaaactaTAAATCTATCTATTTATGAATCTTGTCCATAAATATCTTCCGAATGATTTACTAGTTAAATTTGGGGTGAGGCTGACGACCAGTTTGTTTTCCACctgtttaagaaaaaaattctttgatAGAGGTGAATTTTAGAAAGCTTCTTTCTACGTGTTAgtaatttcaacaaaaaagacAATCTTTTTATGTAACCCGTGGtttcacaaaatatatataatagtagtaGCCGTTGTGATTCGATTCGTGTAGACTGAAATCTAATCTCACTAGAAACAGAGGTTTTCTTTAATGGATATTTAGTGAGAAATTTAtactataaaatattattttcgcACCTCATTCCTATCAAAATTCCAGCTCATTGGAAAAACACATGATGCGAAACAGGTTCCATTAAAACTGTGGGAAACTACCTAATTCTTTCATGTGAAAATACTACTTCTACAATTTCTTTTTCTCACTGATTCAATCAAAATATATGTGGGAAAAGCCACTGAAAATTTTTCAGTGGAAAAATAGTACTGTCTCCACTCAGAACCCAACCAAAAGAGGAATTTACTTCGGTTGCCTATCCATCAACTTTCTTGCTTTCCTTTTTCATTGATGTCGCGGAGAAAAATGTACTTTTGAGCTTGGCTCAATCTAAAAATTAGTCCTATGAGATGAGAATCGTTCAAAATGTAACATATACTAGCATATATAGGAAGTCAGCATTGAAAAATAGAACAATAGAGACGTGTTTGGCCCATGATTTTTGCTTGGATATCatgtgacgatagttttatttggaaaagaattgTGTGTAAGATTATCTTGGCATACTAATTTGTGGTTATTACATAGGGACTAGAGAGCATTTTACAAATAAAGAACTAAGGAAAGTACTATGTATACTTAATTCGTTATCTATTCAATATGTACATTTAACATATCACTGGAAATCAGTAATTTCAGTGCTCCGTGATCAATAGATTTACTTACTTTCTTTTTGGTTAATTTGTACTCCTGTTTCATTTAGGTGTCGTATTTGGAGAGTCACATgatattttctttgattatgactttttaaatattttgaattgtaaaCTACTATTGTGACATATAgtagtttttatatagtttctaaatatgtagattttatttaaaaaagttggAGATTCTATGTTCGAATTCACACCTAGCATTTGTTGGTTTGACCCTCGTATTCCGAATCAAGCCACAGAAATTGAAACGGGAGGGACCATCTACCAAAGTTTAATACGTATAAAATTGATTTGAGGGGAAGATTAGGCTAAAAATATGTagcacatatatatgcatagtcTCATAGAATCCTGATTTTGTATCAATAAGCATCAgtacaaatttcaaatcaatcatGCATTAGTTTCTGTCATCCTTGGAATGATGTCTTATCTCCAACCGCAATCCTAAATTCTCAAATCGTTATCTCAAAAGAGTTGTCCAAACACTTTGGACGTATGAATTGAGAGTATTGAGTCTGCAAAATTTATCGGACTAATTTTATGTACTTTCATTAAATGTTGTTGCAGTGAGAGAAGGCCTTGTAATTGATCACCAAAATGGCAGCTTATGATATTAATGAGAAGCTGTTGAGTAAAGTTCATGTCCAAGAGGGAACTGATAATGAATTGAAGATTAAGGACAAGATATTAAACGAGTGGAAGAAAATGTGGGTGATTGCTGCTCCTGCCATTTTCACTAGATTTTCAACCTTTGGAGTAAATGTCATTAGCCAGGCATTCATTGGTCACATTGGATCTATTGAACTAGCAGCCTTCGCCCTTGTCATCACTGTCCTCCTCAGATTCGGGAATGGCATTCTGGTACTCCATCCCATCCATATTATCCGTCTTTTAAGGTTCTTGCACACTGCTTTAAAGTAACGTTTGATAGCCAGCTTGATTCTGGTGTTAATAGTCAAAAACACActtgaactatcactttttcgcgaGTTCTACAccccaactatcagttgttccgTTTTCCTAcatgaactatcaccatctatgtattaaaatacACCTAGTTGggtagatggtgatagttcaggtaggaaaagggaacGACTGATAGTTGGGGGTGTGAAACTCACGGAAAAAGTGATAGTtgtgtgtgtttttgaccattatctcttaaTTATAAGAGAATTTGTCTAGATGAGGTGTTGTTTCTCTAAAACTTCAACGGGAAGATGTATGGTTTACATGAGTAGCTCATTTGTATAAGTAGTTGTGCAGCGATAAACCTTAACTTTCATTCGAGTTAATGTGCAGTTAGGAATGGCAAGTGGACTGGAAACGCTGTGTGGACAGGCCTATGGTGCTAAACAGTATCACATGTTAGGCATATATCTCCAAAAATCATGGATTGTCTTGACTGTAACAGGGACTCTGCTTTTACCAGTCTTTATTTTCACAGCGCCAATTTTAAAAGCATTAGGCCAGGACGAAGCGATTGCTAAAGAGGCCGGGGTCATTTCATTATGGTTAATACCGGTGATTTATGCATTCATTGCATCTTATACATGCCAAATGTTCTTACAAGCGCAGAGTAAGAACATGATCATTACATACTTAGCAGCATGTACTCTTGTGATCCATATCTTCCTATCGTGGCTTTTAACCGTGAAGTTCAAGTTTGGAATGACTGGTGCCATGATATCTACGCTATTGGCATATTGGCTTCCTAATATTGGTCAATTAATATATGTTACTTGTGGAGGATGTAAAGAAACGTGGAAGGGATTTACTTATTTGGCCTTTAAAGATCTATGGCCTGTTATTaagctttctttctcttcagGTGCCATGCTCTGGTGAGGCTCACTAAATTGCATACTAGTTGATTCACACTCTTCTTGTTAAATCACAATCTAAATAGAAACTACTGGCTTGCCCAATAGTACGTGGGTATTGGTGCAATATCACTCAAGTTTTCCTCATCCATATCAACTCTTTTTTATGCAATGGATTCCTTTTTGGTCTGGTTATATGCCTAGTCtcaagctatatatatatatataggtctgGAAGTTATTACAAAGGGAATATGAACTGAGGTTCATGGCTGTTACATTCTCTGTAGTCTGGTGGTAATAAGCAATTTTTATTTGATGTCCAATTGTCGATGGCCTAGCCTAGGGGTACAGGGTTGTTTAATGTGATGAAAATTTGAATCATTTGAAGTTTTTTTTGCACTGGTCCAAAGCTATTTAGGTCCTAGAAGATATTAGAAAGGGAATATGAAGTAAAGTTGAATACTATTACATTTTCTTTAATCTGGTGGTAATAAACAGTGTTGTTCATAAATCATAAGTAGCTAATGGCGTATCAATTTTTCCTTATTGATATCAACTCTGTTTTACACGATAGATTCCTTTTTAGTCAGGTTTATGCAGCTACTAGAGCTATTTAGGTCCTAGAAGATATTCCAAAGGGAATACAACCTGAGGTTCATCGCTATTAGTTCTCTCTAGTATGGTGGTAATAAACAGTTCTGATTGATGTCCATGGCCTAGCCTAGTTGTTTTATGTGATCAAAATTTTGATTCTTTCGGACTTACTTTTGGCAGCCTTGAACTCTGGTACAACACTATACTGATTCTCCTAACAGGAAACCTGAAAAATGCTATGGTTCAGATTGATGCTCTTTCTATATGGTAATCTTCTTGTATTAATTTCATTAAGACTTTCTTTTACATCAGTCATCTTATTGATCAAGTCTTTACCCCTCTTTTGCAGTCTTAACATCAATGGTTGGGAAATGATGATTTCCCTTGGTTTCTTAGCTGCAGCAGGGTACTATATATAACCACAGTCCTCTTCTTTGAACTTcagatacttttttttttttaattatgcaATTCTCATTCACGTTCACAAAACTTTTAGTGTACGAGTATCAAACGAGTTGGGAAGAGGGAGCGCAAAAGCAGCAAGGTTTTCAATCTTGACGATAGTGACAACCTCATTTGTAATTGGCTTCACCCTGTTTCtgttcttcctcttcttgcGCGGACGTTTGGCTTATATATTCACTGAAAGTGAAGATGTGGCTGAAGAAGTCGACCACCTATCTCCTCTATTAGCATTTTCTATACTTTTGAACAGTGTTCAACCCGTTCTCTCTGGTAACTTCTTTGATTCATTAACTTAATGAAAATGTAAACATATTTTCCAAGATTTGATGTCACGACCTTAAGATTTCTTGCTACAGGTGTAGCTGTTGGAGCTGGATGGCAGAGCATAGTAGCATATGTTAACATTGGCTGTTACTACTTGGTTGGCATTCCAGTTGGTGTTGTGCTTGGTTATGTTTTCAAACTGCAAGTTAAAGTAAGCTgttcatttttccatttttttatgATGGCAGATTTCTCATTTTTATACAGTATTTTTTTCCGTTTTGGCTGAGGGTTATTTTTTGTAGGGTGTTTGGATTGGAATGTTGTTTGGTATACTGGCGCAAACTACTGTACTACTTGTGATCACTCTGAAAACTGATTGGGACAAGCAggtatttcttcattttaataTGTGCAGTACTTGACTCTACTATCGAATAATATGTTACTACATTACAATTTAATTTGAACACGCTGATAGTGTAAAGAATTTTTACACTATTTAACCTGTTATAACAAGCTATTTATCATTTTAATCTAGATTACCGATTAATGCTATTATTTAACGCTAACTACAAATTTTGTAATTACTACTTTTTACATTTTCATCACATAGAATTTAAACTCATAAGTCAAACTATTTTTCATTCAACAAAGTGTTTCTTGCAGGTATTAATTGCTCAGCAGAGAGTGAAGAAGTTttatgtagaagctgaacctaATGCTGATTCACAAACTGCATGAAGTTGAGATTAATACGTATTTGCTGCCATATCATTTTATATTGCCTTTATTCATACAAATTGATAATTGGACCAGCGGTTCATTGTATTGCTATCtcctcctctttctttcttcaagttaaagaataaattgtagaattgaaaagaaaagaagaattaaAGTGGCTTGTCATAGAAACCTATTGTCCAAACTTCATTCAGTCCAATCAAAACATGGTTAGCAACATGTTGGGAATCATAAAATATCCAACAACGGTGCAGTAATAAATCGATGTTTAGCTTTCAACCATATTCATGAGCTTGGATACACTTGCAAAATAGATATGCACCGTGTTTGAACATTATTACAAAAGTGCATAAACCGAGATAATAGTGACAACCGTTGGACTAAATTGGGCCAAAGATACACTTTATATGGTGTGATGTTATCCGTATGACCATCACATGACACCTGACCTTTTCCATGCTACGGTGATGAGATGGAGGCTTAGCTCACTACTTTGTCTGGGATTTTCTCCGAAATTCTGAGTATATATACCACCCCTTGGACATGCAACACATGCCCAATGCATGGTTTAGCAGCGGGTGGAGCCGAGGCTCCTGCTCTCCTGCCGCGAATGTTCGTGTCTTAACCATCTATgagatatttgaaataaaataatttacaacTCAAGTTGAATCAAGAACGCAtgacaaagaatgaaagaaCCCATTGTCTCTCGAAGATAAGCACGGACATCTCTGTTTCGATCTGCAAGACTCTAGTAGAtattgctcttgtactcgtaAGACCGATGAAtctagtgctctgataccactttgtgtCACGATTCAAAATTCTCTAAGccgtgatggcacctacacccCAACACGGTAGACGAACCAATTTCAGCTCTTTCCAATTCCATTAATTAGATACATAAACAAAGCATATGGAACAATTATAAGTACAGTCAAATCTCTCTATTGCCAttcgttataacaacatttcactacaACGGCTTGATTTTCTCCAGAATCAATTTTTCAAGTTagattttacttctctataatacCATTCTACCTATAACAGCAGTGACATTCATCATAGGTGTACATTCTTTGTAAAATTAactctctataacagccatactcaaatattgtgtaagAATATTTTGtgagaaatatattatgtatacaaataacatattaGAAATATTCATGATAATCATCATTAATTTCATGCACATAGTAAAGTGATGATGAAGAGCCTTAACCTCTTTGTTACTTGGAGTGAGATAGAATAGTCAATTGTTAAGCTCTTAGACAGTTTTCAagggaaagctattgaattcaTTTTGTTGAAAGTTTGGATAAAAATCTTCGTCAATTCAAGcattatattatcactaagaaACTGGAATTTACgaaacaacctacaattgtagaattcttacgtcaaacttgaaatatttaaattttcaattaattttaaatgcatatgtttcttggattttaattctttatcgatATGGTACAAcaagttatgaatttattagtaatttattagtcttttcaatttttaattgatgaaaatgaacatcaattgagattttgaaatcaacaagtattttgtttttgtttataacataaaaagtatagaaaaataattttttgcgtACTCttgtttataacagctaaatgagatctaaacaACAAATGtcagtatacatacataacagtACCTCACTATAGCAGTCATGAATTTTTCAGACAAACAATGTCATTATTAGGAGATTTGACTGTATTAAAAAATGACTCAAAAAGTTGAGTACGAAAATTATAAGTACAGCCCCAAAAGTTGAGTAAAAAAGTGACTAAGAGTAATAAGTACAGGTCTGAAATACTCCACACTACTGTATGAGATAAGAAAAACATaggatgaaataaataaaaggagtCTGGTGTGAATCAGCAAAGCAGCTCACCCCAAAGTCCCCGAATCAGCAACTAATCAGACATGGTCATGACCTCCACTAGTGTATCTACACAAAATAGTGCAGAATGTGTAGGATGAGTACGATGGGCAACATGTACCCAA
This window harbors:
- the LOC132051485 gene encoding protein DETOXIFICATION 21-like, with the protein product MAAYDINEKLLSKVHVQEGTDNELKIKDKILNEWKKMWVIAAPAIFTRFSTFGVNVISQAFIGHIGSIELAAFALVITVLLRFGNGILLGMASGLETLCGQAYGAKQYHMLGIYLQKSWIVLTVTGTLLLPVFIFTAPILKALGQDEAIAKEAGVISLWLIPVIYAFIASYTCQMFLQAQSKNMIITYLAACTLVIHIFLSWLLTVKFKFGMTGAMISTLLAYWLPNIGQLIYVTCGGCKETWKGFTYLAFKDLWPVIKLSFSSGAMLCLELWYNTILILLTGNLKNAMVQIDALSICLNINGWEMMISLGFLAAAGVRVSNELGRGSAKAARFSILTIVTTSFVIGFTLFLFFLFLRGRLAYIFTESEDVAEEVDHLSPLLAFSILLNSVQPVLSGVAVGAGWQSIVAYVNIGCYYLVGIPVGVVLGYVFKLQVKGVWIGMLFGILAQTTVLLVITLKTDWDKQVLIAQQRVKKFYVEAEPNADSQTA